From one Magnolia sinica isolate HGM2019 chromosome 18, MsV1, whole genome shotgun sequence genomic stretch:
- the LOC131232696 gene encoding uncharacterized protein LOC131232696 isoform X1, whose amino-acid sequence MATSLQPKRWSTDSSLRLPSGLQHTQQEAMIASFFFMLISTRTAPFRTFHVNMEIFGGATNITRKMSGNIRSDRSSSSNIDVFEDVPCSQSFDSEYENFKTYNSEKDDLSTKSVRPLETFSAFEPFSEGNFEGFALHSEDVQVKTTSRRLAEAMPNCRQAKDHLELRSGSDSIDETRILLGKHADSNNHNEELEINPFGNVVGPEQLAAESYSHKEAGLGDPAADTICYTNRACSGDEDGLREIADEDDTALRYLVVDSALDEVKSNSLLLEGSNMVGRKVHKLFGRKKYSGEVISYDTENSWFKVLYEDGDEEDLEREELEAVLVPLNRDRKRPVDNVVKRERSERIRPRCENPNPSQVVVLESPSSRSLGRPCRKRAGKSSSTEEGSRRRNSQTSTSNPKQENRKRKSLRIVASSSGGSQRKGMMEAVVGNKASMNIAAEKHKYCLTKVGPKKQKSAFTTVLSNHESIGTDLAFGSDVNRVAVDPRKKHKTNAAMADQSSHSNKKAVSSTKAGINHAFGSDVNAVPDTRKKHNTHAAMAGQSSRSIKKAVSPAKAGSDKNIAANQFAVVDVVNPLALDASLTKNKSNLGRGVAKKRKYHSAKKASKNVNGQQMMVDVYPVAIDGLQKTHKINSVNGKQPCRVQKELEYHSVNTGHASLDTQILNMINSEQLEVAGAINLLSLIIPTSQLKRKMTNTNPSSRRGPMQNETASASGNTGSRKFIGKQLVKNVGGVPCHGEIVGFRRCYKVRYENGTTENLIWSEVEPFLTNRR is encoded by the exons GAGCAACAAACATAACACGGAAGATGTCAGGCAACATTCGTTCAG ATCGCTCATCCTCTAGCAATATTGATGTTTTTGAAGATGTTCCTTGCTCACAATCCTTTGATTCGGagtatgaaaatttcaaaacttatAACTCAGAGAAAGATGATCTTTCCACCAAATCAGTTCGCCCTCTCGAAACATTTagtgcttttgaacctttttctGAAGGGAATTTCGAGGGTTTCGCATTGCATTCTGAAGATGTGCAGGTAAAAACTACATCTAGGAGATTAGCTGAAGCTATGCCCAACTGTCGGCAAGCTAAGGATCATCTCGAGTTGAGGTCAGGATCTGATAGTATTGATGAAACCAGAATCTTGCTTGGGAAACACGCCGATAGTAACAACCATAATGAAGAGCTGGAAATAAATCCTTTTGGTAATGTCGTAGGACCTGAGCAGCTTGCAGCTGAAAGCTATTCACACAAGGAAGCTGGTCTAGGTGATCCTGCAGCAGATACAATTTGTTACACTAATCGTGCTTGTAGTGGAGATGAAGATGGTTTGAGAGAAATTGCTGATGAGGATGACACTGCTCTACGTTACCTTGTGGTTGATAGTGCACTTGACGAAGTGAAGAGCAATTCCTTGCTGTTGGAGGGGTCAAACATGGTAGGTCGAAAAGTTCATAAGTTGTTCGGAAGAAAGAAATATAGTGGAGAAGTCATTAGCTATGACACTGAAAACAGTTGGTTCAAG GTGTTATATGAAGATGGTGATGAAGAGGATTTGGAAAGGGAAGAACTGGAGGCAGTTTTGGTTCCTCTCAATAGAGATCGTAAAAGGCCTGTAGATAATGTTGTTAAGCGTGAAAGGTCAGAAAG GATCAGACCAAGGTGTGAGAATCCTAATCCTAGTCAGGTAGTAGTGCTGGAATCTCCATCTTCCAGATCATTGGGGAGACCCTGTCGGAAGAGGGCAGGGAAGTCATCCAGCACGGAGGAAGGGTCAAGGAGAAGGAATTCCCAAACTTCAACCTCCAATCCAAAACAAGAGAATCGGAAAAGGAAGTCTCTAAGAATAGTGGCATCAAGCAGCGGAGGTTCACAAAGAAAAGGTATGATGGAAGCGGTGGTGGGGAACAAGGCATCCATGAATATTGCTGCAGAGAAACACAAGTACTGTTTgacaaaggtggggcccaagaaacAGAAGAGTGCATTTACCACTGTGCTAAGCAACCATGAGAGCATCGGCACTGACCTTGCCTTTGGGAGTGACGTAAATAGAGTAGCAGTAGACCCTCGAAAAAAACATAAGACCAATGCGGCGATGGCAGACCAGTCATCTCACTCAAACAAGAAGGCTGTATCTTCAACAAAGGCCGGCATCAACCACGCCTTTGGGAGTGATGTAAATGCAGTACCTGATACTCGGAAAAAGCATAATACTCATGCAGCAATGGCAGGCCAGTCATCCCGCTCAATCAAGAAGGCTGTATCTCCAGCAAAGGCCGGCAGCGACAAGAATATTGCTGCCAATCAATTTGCAGTCGTCGATGTTGTTAATCCACTTGCATTAGATGCCTCACTGACCAAAAACAAGAGCAATTTAGGTCGTGGTGTTGCAAAAAAACGTAAGTACCACTCAGCAAAGAAGGCGAGTAAGAACGTCAATGGCCAACAAATGATGGTTGATGTATACCCGGTTGCGATAGATGGTTTACAGAAAACACATAAAATTAATTCAGTAAATGGTAAGCAGCCTTGTCGTGTTCAGAAGGAACTAGAGTATCACTCAGTTAACACAGGTCACGCTTCCTTAGACACACAAATATTGAACATGATCAATTCAGAGCAGCTTGAGGTTGCAGGCGCAATAAATCTGTTGTCGTTGATTATACCCACATCACAACTTAAAAGGAAGATGACCAACACCAATCCTAGCAGCCGCAGAGGCCCAATGCAGAATGAGACTGCAAGTGCATCTGGTAATACAGGCTCCCGTAAGTTTATTGGCAAGCAGTTGGTGAAGAATGTTGGTGGTGTGCCGTGCCATGGAGAGATTGTTGGATTCAGGAGATGTTATAAG GTTCGCTATGAAAACGGCACCACGGAAAATCTTATTTGGAGCGAGGTGGAGCCATTCCTGACTAATCGTCGGTAG
- the LOC131232696 gene encoding uncharacterized protein LOC131232696 isoform X2, with translation MATSLQPKRWSTDSSLRLPSGLQHTQQEAMIASFFFMLISTRTAPFRTFHVNMEIFGGATNITRKMSGNIRSDRSSSSNIDVFEDVPCSQSFDSEYENFKTYNSEKDDLSTKSVRPLETFSAFEPFSEGNFEGFALHSEDVQVKTTSRRLAEAMPNCRQAKDHLELRSGSDSIDETRILLGKHADSNNHNEELEINPFGNVVGPEQLAAESYSHKEAGLGDPAADTICYTNRACSGDEDGLREIADEDDTALRYLVVDSALDEVKSNSLLLEGSNMVGRKVHKLFGRKKYSGEVISYDTENSWFKVLYEDGDEEDLEREELEAVLVPLNRDRKRPVDNVVKRERIRPRCENPNPSQVVVLESPSSRSLGRPCRKRAGKSSSTEEGSRRRNSQTSTSNPKQENRKRKSLRIVASSSGGSQRKGMMEAVVGNKASMNIAAEKHKYCLTKVGPKKQKSAFTTVLSNHESIGTDLAFGSDVNRVAVDPRKKHKTNAAMADQSSHSNKKAVSSTKAGINHAFGSDVNAVPDTRKKHNTHAAMAGQSSRSIKKAVSPAKAGSDKNIAANQFAVVDVVNPLALDASLTKNKSNLGRGVAKKRKYHSAKKASKNVNGQQMMVDVYPVAIDGLQKTHKINSVNGKQPCRVQKELEYHSVNTGHASLDTQILNMINSEQLEVAGAINLLSLIIPTSQLKRKMTNTNPSSRRGPMQNETASASGNTGSRKFIGKQLVKNVGGVPCHGEIVGFRRCYKVRYENGTTENLIWSEVEPFLTNRR, from the exons GAGCAACAAACATAACACGGAAGATGTCAGGCAACATTCGTTCAG ATCGCTCATCCTCTAGCAATATTGATGTTTTTGAAGATGTTCCTTGCTCACAATCCTTTGATTCGGagtatgaaaatttcaaaacttatAACTCAGAGAAAGATGATCTTTCCACCAAATCAGTTCGCCCTCTCGAAACATTTagtgcttttgaacctttttctGAAGGGAATTTCGAGGGTTTCGCATTGCATTCTGAAGATGTGCAGGTAAAAACTACATCTAGGAGATTAGCTGAAGCTATGCCCAACTGTCGGCAAGCTAAGGATCATCTCGAGTTGAGGTCAGGATCTGATAGTATTGATGAAACCAGAATCTTGCTTGGGAAACACGCCGATAGTAACAACCATAATGAAGAGCTGGAAATAAATCCTTTTGGTAATGTCGTAGGACCTGAGCAGCTTGCAGCTGAAAGCTATTCACACAAGGAAGCTGGTCTAGGTGATCCTGCAGCAGATACAATTTGTTACACTAATCGTGCTTGTAGTGGAGATGAAGATGGTTTGAGAGAAATTGCTGATGAGGATGACACTGCTCTACGTTACCTTGTGGTTGATAGTGCACTTGACGAAGTGAAGAGCAATTCCTTGCTGTTGGAGGGGTCAAACATGGTAGGTCGAAAAGTTCATAAGTTGTTCGGAAGAAAGAAATATAGTGGAGAAGTCATTAGCTATGACACTGAAAACAGTTGGTTCAAG GTGTTATATGAAGATGGTGATGAAGAGGATTTGGAAAGGGAAGAACTGGAGGCAGTTTTGGTTCCTCTCAATAGAGATCGTAAAAGGCCTGTAGATAATGTTGTTAAGCGTGAAAG GATCAGACCAAGGTGTGAGAATCCTAATCCTAGTCAGGTAGTAGTGCTGGAATCTCCATCTTCCAGATCATTGGGGAGACCCTGTCGGAAGAGGGCAGGGAAGTCATCCAGCACGGAGGAAGGGTCAAGGAGAAGGAATTCCCAAACTTCAACCTCCAATCCAAAACAAGAGAATCGGAAAAGGAAGTCTCTAAGAATAGTGGCATCAAGCAGCGGAGGTTCACAAAGAAAAGGTATGATGGAAGCGGTGGTGGGGAACAAGGCATCCATGAATATTGCTGCAGAGAAACACAAGTACTGTTTgacaaaggtggggcccaagaaacAGAAGAGTGCATTTACCACTGTGCTAAGCAACCATGAGAGCATCGGCACTGACCTTGCCTTTGGGAGTGACGTAAATAGAGTAGCAGTAGACCCTCGAAAAAAACATAAGACCAATGCGGCGATGGCAGACCAGTCATCTCACTCAAACAAGAAGGCTGTATCTTCAACAAAGGCCGGCATCAACCACGCCTTTGGGAGTGATGTAAATGCAGTACCTGATACTCGGAAAAAGCATAATACTCATGCAGCAATGGCAGGCCAGTCATCCCGCTCAATCAAGAAGGCTGTATCTCCAGCAAAGGCCGGCAGCGACAAGAATATTGCTGCCAATCAATTTGCAGTCGTCGATGTTGTTAATCCACTTGCATTAGATGCCTCACTGACCAAAAACAAGAGCAATTTAGGTCGTGGTGTTGCAAAAAAACGTAAGTACCACTCAGCAAAGAAGGCGAGTAAGAACGTCAATGGCCAACAAATGATGGTTGATGTATACCCGGTTGCGATAGATGGTTTACAGAAAACACATAAAATTAATTCAGTAAATGGTAAGCAGCCTTGTCGTGTTCAGAAGGAACTAGAGTATCACTCAGTTAACACAGGTCACGCTTCCTTAGACACACAAATATTGAACATGATCAATTCAGAGCAGCTTGAGGTTGCAGGCGCAATAAATCTGTTGTCGTTGATTATACCCACATCACAACTTAAAAGGAAGATGACCAACACCAATCCTAGCAGCCGCAGAGGCCCAATGCAGAATGAGACTGCAAGTGCATCTGGTAATACAGGCTCCCGTAAGTTTATTGGCAAGCAGTTGGTGAAGAATGTTGGTGGTGTGCCGTGCCATGGAGAGATTGTTGGATTCAGGAGATGTTATAAG GTTCGCTATGAAAACGGCACCACGGAAAATCTTATTTGGAGCGAGGTGGAGCCATTCCTGACTAATCGTCGGTAG
- the LOC131232696 gene encoding uncharacterized protein LOC131232696 isoform X3 → MATSLQPKRWSTDSSLRLPSGLQHTQQEAMIASFFFMLISTRTAPFRTFHVNMEIFGGATNITRKMSGNIRSDRSSSSNIDVFEDVPCSQSFDSEYENFKTYNSEKDDLSTKSVRPLETFSAFEPFSEGNFEGFALHSEDVQVKTTSRRLAEAMPNCRQAKDHLELRSGSDSIDETRILLGKHADSNNHNEELEINPFGNVVGPEQLAAESYSHKEAGLGDPAADTICYTNRACSGDEDGLREIADEDDTALRYLVVDSALDEVKSNSLLLEGSNMVLYEDGDEEDLEREELEAVLVPLNRDRKRPVDNVVKRERSERIRPRCENPNPSQVVVLESPSSRSLGRPCRKRAGKSSSTEEGSRRRNSQTSTSNPKQENRKRKSLRIVASSSGGSQRKGMMEAVVGNKASMNIAAEKHKYCLTKVGPKKQKSAFTTVLSNHESIGTDLAFGSDVNRVAVDPRKKHKTNAAMADQSSHSNKKAVSSTKAGINHAFGSDVNAVPDTRKKHNTHAAMAGQSSRSIKKAVSPAKAGSDKNIAANQFAVVDVVNPLALDASLTKNKSNLGRGVAKKRKYHSAKKASKNVNGQQMMVDVYPVAIDGLQKTHKINSVNGKQPCRVQKELEYHSVNTGHASLDTQILNMINSEQLEVAGAINLLSLIIPTSQLKRKMTNTNPSSRRGPMQNETASASGNTGSRKFIGKQLVKNVGGVPCHGEIVGFRRCYKVRYENGTTENLIWSEVEPFLTNRR, encoded by the exons GAGCAACAAACATAACACGGAAGATGTCAGGCAACATTCGTTCAG ATCGCTCATCCTCTAGCAATATTGATGTTTTTGAAGATGTTCCTTGCTCACAATCCTTTGATTCGGagtatgaaaatttcaaaacttatAACTCAGAGAAAGATGATCTTTCCACCAAATCAGTTCGCCCTCTCGAAACATTTagtgcttttgaacctttttctGAAGGGAATTTCGAGGGTTTCGCATTGCATTCTGAAGATGTGCAGGTAAAAACTACATCTAGGAGATTAGCTGAAGCTATGCCCAACTGTCGGCAAGCTAAGGATCATCTCGAGTTGAGGTCAGGATCTGATAGTATTGATGAAACCAGAATCTTGCTTGGGAAACACGCCGATAGTAACAACCATAATGAAGAGCTGGAAATAAATCCTTTTGGTAATGTCGTAGGACCTGAGCAGCTTGCAGCTGAAAGCTATTCACACAAGGAAGCTGGTCTAGGTGATCCTGCAGCAGATACAATTTGTTACACTAATCGTGCTTGTAGTGGAGATGAAGATGGTTTGAGAGAAATTGCTGATGAGGATGACACTGCTCTACGTTACCTTGTGGTTGATAGTGCACTTGACGAAGTGAAGAGCAATTCCTTGCTGTTGGAGGGGTCAAACATG GTGTTATATGAAGATGGTGATGAAGAGGATTTGGAAAGGGAAGAACTGGAGGCAGTTTTGGTTCCTCTCAATAGAGATCGTAAAAGGCCTGTAGATAATGTTGTTAAGCGTGAAAGGTCAGAAAG GATCAGACCAAGGTGTGAGAATCCTAATCCTAGTCAGGTAGTAGTGCTGGAATCTCCATCTTCCAGATCATTGGGGAGACCCTGTCGGAAGAGGGCAGGGAAGTCATCCAGCACGGAGGAAGGGTCAAGGAGAAGGAATTCCCAAACTTCAACCTCCAATCCAAAACAAGAGAATCGGAAAAGGAAGTCTCTAAGAATAGTGGCATCAAGCAGCGGAGGTTCACAAAGAAAAGGTATGATGGAAGCGGTGGTGGGGAACAAGGCATCCATGAATATTGCTGCAGAGAAACACAAGTACTGTTTgacaaaggtggggcccaagaaacAGAAGAGTGCATTTACCACTGTGCTAAGCAACCATGAGAGCATCGGCACTGACCTTGCCTTTGGGAGTGACGTAAATAGAGTAGCAGTAGACCCTCGAAAAAAACATAAGACCAATGCGGCGATGGCAGACCAGTCATCTCACTCAAACAAGAAGGCTGTATCTTCAACAAAGGCCGGCATCAACCACGCCTTTGGGAGTGATGTAAATGCAGTACCTGATACTCGGAAAAAGCATAATACTCATGCAGCAATGGCAGGCCAGTCATCCCGCTCAATCAAGAAGGCTGTATCTCCAGCAAAGGCCGGCAGCGACAAGAATATTGCTGCCAATCAATTTGCAGTCGTCGATGTTGTTAATCCACTTGCATTAGATGCCTCACTGACCAAAAACAAGAGCAATTTAGGTCGTGGTGTTGCAAAAAAACGTAAGTACCACTCAGCAAAGAAGGCGAGTAAGAACGTCAATGGCCAACAAATGATGGTTGATGTATACCCGGTTGCGATAGATGGTTTACAGAAAACACATAAAATTAATTCAGTAAATGGTAAGCAGCCTTGTCGTGTTCAGAAGGAACTAGAGTATCACTCAGTTAACACAGGTCACGCTTCCTTAGACACACAAATATTGAACATGATCAATTCAGAGCAGCTTGAGGTTGCAGGCGCAATAAATCTGTTGTCGTTGATTATACCCACATCACAACTTAAAAGGAAGATGACCAACACCAATCCTAGCAGCCGCAGAGGCCCAATGCAGAATGAGACTGCAAGTGCATCTGGTAATACAGGCTCCCGTAAGTTTATTGGCAAGCAGTTGGTGAAGAATGTTGGTGGTGTGCCGTGCCATGGAGAGATTGTTGGATTCAGGAGATGTTATAAG GTTCGCTATGAAAACGGCACCACGGAAAATCTTATTTGGAGCGAGGTGGAGCCATTCCTGACTAATCGTCGGTAG